The Metabacillus litoralis genome contains a region encoding:
- the leuD gene encoding 3-isopropylmalate dehydratase small subunit — translation MQPFTTHKGKVAVLNRTNVDTDQIIPKQFLKRIEKTGYGRFAFFDWRYLPDGSENPDFELNQEKSKGATILLAGENFGCGSSREHAPWALSDYGFKVILAPSYADIFHQNCLKNGLLPITLEQTVLDLIREKSNAEGFELTVNLEKQEITDHNGLVQTFDVDPYWKDMLLHGKDEIDLTLHYDNQIKHYEETRRASFL, via the coding sequence ATGCAGCCATTTACTACACATAAAGGAAAAGTTGCTGTATTAAATAGAACAAATGTTGACACAGACCAAATTATTCCAAAGCAATTTTTAAAGAGAATCGAAAAAACAGGATATGGACGATTTGCATTCTTTGATTGGAGATATCTTCCTGATGGATCTGAAAATCCAGATTTTGAATTAAATCAAGAAAAAAGTAAAGGTGCGACAATTTTACTTGCAGGTGAAAACTTTGGCTGTGGATCTTCTCGTGAGCATGCTCCATGGGCGCTTTCAGATTATGGTTTTAAAGTTATTTTAGCACCTTCTTATGCAGATATTTTTCATCAAAACTGTCTGAAAAATGGCTTATTACCAATTACACTTGAGCAAACGGTTTTAGACCTTATCCGTGAAAAGTCAAATGCGGAAGGCTTTGAATTAACCGTTAATCTTGAAAAGCAAGAAATCACAGATCATAATGGTTTAGTGCAAACCTTTGATGTTGATCCATATTGGAAAGATATGCTTTTACACGGAAAAGATGAAATTGATCTAACATTACATTATGATAATCAAATTAAACATTACGAAGAAACTAGAAGAGCATCATTTTTATAA
- the leuC gene encoding 3-isopropylmalate dehydratase large subunit, producing MKPKTIIEKIYDEHVVQQEQGKPDLLYIDLHLVHEVTSPQAFEGLREKDRKVRRPDRTFATMDHNVPTVNRFVISDEVAKNQISALERNCKEFGIRLADLQSEDQGIVHVIGPELGLTLPGKTIVCGDSHTSTHGAFGAIAFGIGTSEVEHVLATQTLWRQRPKTLNIHVSGKLQKGVTSKDVILAVIGKYGVRFGTGYILEFTGEVIESLSMDERMTICNMSIEAGARAGLIAPDETTFSYIKGRKYAPKGEEFDRAVEYWKTLKTDEGAEYDKVITLNGDEIAPMVTWGTNPGMSVGVDEKTPDLNDFHNEEAVDEAKRAYSYMGLQPNTRIEDITIEHVFIGSCTNSRLTDLRQAAEVIRSLKGKRVPSDVRAIVVPGSQKVKKVAEEEGLDVIFKEAGFEWRESGCSMCLSMNSDVVPEGERCASTSNRNFEGRQGKGARTHLVSPAMAAAAALHGRFVDVRHIQENAMSF from the coding sequence GTGAAGCCAAAAACGATTATTGAGAAGATATATGATGAACATGTGGTTCAACAAGAACAAGGGAAGCCAGATCTTCTATATATCGATTTACACTTAGTACATGAAGTAACATCGCCACAGGCTTTTGAGGGACTTCGAGAGAAAGATCGTAAAGTAAGAAGACCAGACAGAACGTTTGCTACGATGGATCACAATGTTCCAACAGTCAATCGTTTTGTGATCAGTGATGAAGTTGCCAAAAATCAAATCAGTGCACTTGAAAGAAACTGTAAAGAATTTGGTATTCGTTTAGCTGATCTTCAAAGTGAAGACCAAGGTATTGTACACGTAATTGGACCTGAGCTAGGATTAACTCTTCCAGGAAAAACAATTGTATGTGGAGATAGCCATACGTCAACACATGGAGCATTTGGTGCGATTGCATTTGGAATTGGGACGAGTGAAGTAGAACATGTTTTAGCTACACAAACACTATGGAGACAGCGTCCGAAGACGTTAAATATCCATGTATCTGGTAAGCTACAAAAAGGTGTAACATCTAAAGATGTTATTTTAGCCGTCATCGGTAAATATGGAGTGCGCTTTGGTACTGGCTATATACTTGAATTTACAGGTGAAGTAATCGAAAGCTTATCAATGGATGAGCGTATGACGATTTGTAATATGTCTATTGAAGCAGGTGCAAGAGCAGGCCTTATAGCACCAGATGAAACAACTTTCTCTTATATTAAGGGGAGAAAATACGCACCAAAAGGGGAAGAGTTTGATCGTGCTGTTGAGTACTGGAAAACGTTAAAAACGGATGAAGGAGCAGAGTACGATAAAGTTATCACATTGAATGGTGACGAAATTGCTCCGATGGTAACATGGGGAACAAATCCAGGTATGTCTGTAGGTGTTGATGAAAAAACACCTGATTTAAATGATTTTCATAATGAAGAAGCAGTTGATGAAGCTAAGCGTGCGTATAGCTATATGGGTTTACAGCCTAATACTAGAATTGAAGATATTACGATTGAACATGTTTTTATTGGATCTTGTACAAATTCCCGTTTAACAGACTTAAGACAGGCAGCTGAAGTTATAAGAAGCTTAAAAGGCAAGAGGGTTCCATCAGATGTACGTGCTATCGTTGTGCCCGGTTCTCAAAAGGTTAAAAAAGTAGCAGAAGAAGAAGGTCTAGATGTGATCTTTAAAGAAGCTGGATTTGAGTGGAGAGAATCAGGTTGCAGTATGTGTTTAAGTATGAATAGTGACGTTGTACCAGAAGGAGAGCGCTGTGCATCTACTTCAAACCGTAACTTTGAAGGAAGACAAGGTAAAGGTGCTAGAACACACTTGGTAAGTCCAGCTATGGCAGCAGCAGCGGCTTTACATGGACGATTTGTAGATGTTCGTCATATTCAAGAAAACGCAATGTCATTTTAA
- the leuB gene encoding 3-isopropylmalate dehydrogenase: MKKTIALLPGDGIGKEVVDVTVEILKAIAEHFNHQFQFNYGLIGGDAIDQKGTPLPEETIEACKNSDAIILGAVGGPKWDQNPVELRPERGLLALRKALDLYANLRPITTFDSLLDSSPLKKEYVSGVDFVIVRELTGGLYFGKPSERIVRDGEDAVVDTLFYKRSEIERILVSAFEIAQKRRKHVTSVDKANVLESSRVWREVAEEVSARYPDVTLEHMLVDNAAMQIIRSPRQFDVIVTENMFGDILSDEASMITGSLGMLSSASLSSSGLHLYEPVHGSAPDIAGKGLANPVATILSAAMLLRQSFGLEEEAKAIEKAVDNVLNSGTRTADLANGEKAVSTKQMGEEIKNALADDHAILNIMEAYS, encoded by the coding sequence ATGAAGAAAACAATCGCATTATTACCTGGTGATGGAATAGGTAAAGAAGTTGTTGATGTAACAGTAGAAATTTTAAAAGCAATTGCAGAACATTTTAACCATCAATTTCAATTCAACTATGGATTAATCGGTGGTGACGCTATTGATCAAAAAGGCACTCCATTGCCTGAAGAAACAATTGAAGCTTGTAAGAATTCTGACGCCATTATTTTAGGGGCTGTTGGAGGACCTAAATGGGATCAAAATCCTGTAGAATTAAGACCGGAGCGTGGGCTGTTAGCTCTACGTAAGGCACTTGATTTATATGCGAATTTACGCCCTATCACTACGTTTGATAGTCTATTAGATTCTTCCCCTTTAAAGAAGGAGTATGTTAGTGGAGTAGACTTCGTTATCGTACGAGAGCTAACAGGTGGATTGTATTTTGGTAAACCAAGTGAGCGTATTGTTCGTGATGGTGAAGACGCTGTTGTTGATACGTTATTTTATAAACGTTCTGAAATCGAAAGAATTCTCGTTTCTGCATTTGAGATTGCACAGAAGCGTCGTAAGCACGTAACTTCTGTTGATAAAGCGAATGTACTTGAATCAAGTAGAGTTTGGAGAGAAGTGGCTGAAGAGGTGTCTGCAAGATATCCGGATGTGACGCTTGAGCATATGCTTGTTGATAACGCAGCTATGCAGATTATCAGATCACCTAGACAATTTGATGTTATTGTAACAGAAAATATGTTTGGTGATATTTTAAGTGATGAAGCATCAATGATTACAGGGTCACTTGGAATGTTATCTTCAGCAAGTTTATCATCATCAGGTTTACATTTATATGAACCTGTTCATGGTTCAGCACCTGACATTGCTGGCAAAGGCTTAGCAAATCCTGTCGCAACCATTCTTTCTGCTGCAATGCTGCTGCGTCAATCATTTGGATTAGAGGAAGAAGCAAAAGCAATCGAAAAGGCTGTTGATAATGTTTTAAATTCAGGTACTCGTACAGCAGATCTTGCAAATGGTGAAAAAGCTGTGTCAACAAAACAAATGGGTGAAGAAATCAAAAATGCTCTTGCAGATGACCATGCCATTTTAAACATAATGGAAGCTTATTCTTAA
- a CDS encoding 2-isopropylmalate synthase, with protein sequence MRKINLFDTTLRDGEQSPGVNLNVKEKLEIAKQLEKLGMDVIEAGFPATSKGDLLAVQEIAKTVKNSSVTGLARSVKGDIDAAWEALKYAEEPRLHVFLATSPIHREFKLKKTKEQVIQTAVESVQYAAQFFPIIQWSAEDACRTELPYLAEIVEKVIEAGAQVINIPDTVGYITPKEYGGIFTYLRENVKGIDNVILSAHCHDDLGMAVANSLSAIEHGAGQIEGTVNGIGERAGNAALEEVAVALHIRSDYYKAKTGLYLKETKRTSDLISSLTGMVVPGNKAVVGRNAFAHESGIHQDGVLKEKTTYEIISPELVGVSTNSMVLGKHSGRHAFKNRLQELGFEISDEEVSKLFVAFKELTEKKKEITDDDLKALLIEEKVANKEAAFELKSLQVQYGTAQIPTATITLLNQDNELIQEAATGAGSVEAIYNTLERCVGQSITLIDYRIQSNSGGRDALAQVYVKIRVGESEASGRGMAHDVLEASAKAYINAVNRISLLAEIPQLEASLLN encoded by the coding sequence GTGCGAAAAATTAACCTATTTGATACAACGCTCCGTGATGGTGAACAATCTCCTGGTGTAAATCTTAATGTAAAAGAAAAACTAGAGATTGCTAAACAGCTAGAAAAACTCGGAATGGACGTTATTGAGGCAGGTTTTCCTGCTACATCAAAAGGTGATTTATTAGCAGTTCAAGAAATTGCAAAAACAGTGAAGAACAGTTCAGTAACTGGCCTTGCTCGATCTGTAAAAGGGGATATTGATGCAGCATGGGAAGCATTAAAATATGCTGAAGAACCTAGACTACATGTTTTCTTAGCTACTTCTCCAATTCATAGAGAATTTAAGCTCAAGAAAACAAAAGAGCAGGTGATTCAAACAGCTGTTGAATCTGTACAATATGCTGCACAATTTTTCCCGATTATTCAATGGTCTGCAGAGGACGCTTGCCGCACTGAATTGCCGTACCTGGCTGAGATCGTTGAAAAGGTGATTGAAGCTGGTGCACAGGTTATTAACATTCCAGATACGGTTGGTTATATTACTCCAAAAGAATACGGAGGAATTTTCACTTACCTTCGTGAAAACGTTAAGGGGATTGACAATGTCATTCTATCAGCACACTGCCATGATGATTTAGGCATGGCAGTTGCTAATTCCTTATCAGCTATAGAACATGGTGCTGGTCAGATTGAAGGAACAGTAAATGGAATTGGGGAAAGAGCAGGAAATGCAGCACTAGAAGAAGTTGCTGTTGCCCTTCATATAAGAAGTGATTACTATAAAGCAAAAACAGGTTTATATTTGAAGGAAACAAAGCGTACGAGTGATTTAATAAGTAGCTTAACCGGTATGGTTGTTCCTGGAAACAAAGCGGTAGTAGGGAGAAATGCATTTGCTCACGAATCCGGTATTCACCAGGATGGTGTTCTTAAAGAAAAAACAACTTATGAGATTATCTCACCAGAACTGGTAGGTGTTTCTACTAATTCAATGGTATTAGGGAAACATTCAGGTCGTCATGCATTTAAAAACAGACTACAGGAACTAGGCTTTGAGATCTCAGATGAAGAAGTAAGTAAATTATTTGTTGCTTTTAAAGAGTTAACTGAGAAGAAGAAAGAAATCACTGATGATGATTTAAAAGCACTGCTTATTGAAGAAAAAGTGGCTAACAAGGAAGCAGCCTTTGAACTTAAATCTTTACAGGTTCAATATGGAACAGCTCAAATTCCTACGGCAACCATTACACTTCTAAACCAGGATAATGAGTTAATTCAAGAAGCGGCTACTGGAGCTGGTAGTGTTGAAGCAATTTATAACACGTTAGAAAGATGTGTCGGCCAGTCTATTACCCTAATTGACTACCGCATTCAATCTAATAGTGGTGGAAGAGACGCGCTAGCTCAAGTATATGTAAAAATAAGAGTTGGAGAATCTGAAGCTAGTGGAAGAGGAATGGCACACGATGTTTTAGAAGCATCGGCGAAAGCTTATATCAATGCTGTTAATCGCATTTCTCTGCTAGCGGAAATTCCTCAATTAGAAGCAAGTCTACTAAATTAA
- the ilvC gene encoding ketol-acid reductoisomerase, producing MTTVYYNGDINEAVLQGKKVAIIGYGSQGHAHALNLKESGVDVVVGVRQGGSFNKAVEDGHHVVSVAEAAQLGDLVMVLLPDEQQAKVYEEEIKPGLEAGNSLVFAHGFNVHFSQIVPPADVDVFLVAPKGPGHLVRRTYEEGAGVPALFAIYQDVSGSAKEKALAYAKGVGSARAGVLETTFKEETETDLFGEQAVLCGGLTSLVKAGFETLVEAGYQPEVAYFECLHELKLIVDLMYEDGMAGMRYSISDTAQWGDFVSGPRVVDGRSKEAMKEVLKDIQTGKFAKEWILENQANRPQFNAINNNENEHQIEVVGKKLRAMMPFVKSKQKQKEAVSVSAKN from the coding sequence ATGACAACAGTATATTATAACGGAGACATTAACGAGGCAGTATTACAAGGGAAAAAGGTAGCTATCATCGGATATGGTTCACAAGGTCATGCACATGCATTGAACTTAAAAGAAAGCGGAGTTGACGTAGTAGTAGGTGTTCGTCAAGGTGGTTCTTTCAATAAAGCAGTTGAAGATGGACATCACGTAGTATCAGTTGCTGAAGCAGCACAATTAGGTGACTTAGTAATGGTATTACTTCCAGATGAGCAACAAGCGAAAGTATATGAAGAAGAAATTAAGCCAGGTTTAGAAGCAGGAAATTCTTTAGTATTTGCACACGGTTTTAACGTACACTTCAGCCAAATCGTACCACCTGCTGATGTTGATGTATTCTTAGTTGCACCAAAAGGTCCTGGTCACTTAGTAAGAAGAACTTATGAAGAAGGTGCTGGTGTTCCTGCATTATTCGCAATCTATCAAGATGTTTCTGGTTCAGCTAAAGAAAAAGCATTAGCTTATGCTAAAGGTGTTGGATCTGCTCGTGCGGGTGTATTAGAAACTACATTCAAAGAAGAAACAGAAACTGACTTATTCGGTGAGCAAGCTGTTTTATGTGGAGGTTTAACTTCTCTAGTAAAAGCTGGTTTTGAAACATTAGTAGAAGCGGGATATCAACCAGAAGTTGCATACTTTGAGTGCTTACACGAGCTTAAATTAATCGTAGACTTAATGTATGAAGATGGAATGGCTGGTATGAGATATTCAATTTCTGATACTGCTCAATGGGGTGACTTCGTTTCAGGACCACGTGTAGTTGATGGTCGTTCGAAAGAAGCAATGAAAGAAGTTCTTAAAGACATCCAAACTGGTAAATTTGCAAAAGAATGGATCTTAGAAAACCAAGCAAATCGCCCACAATTCAATGCTATTAATAATAATGAAAATGAACATCAAATCGAAGTTGTTGGTAAAAAGCTACGTGCAATGATGCCGTTTGTAAAATCTAAACAAAAACAGAAAGAAGCGGTGAGTGTGAGTGCGAAAAATTAA
- the ilvN gene encoding acetolactate synthase small subunit — MKRILSLTVLNQTGVLNRITGLFTKRHYNIESITVGHAETEGVSRMTVVVNAQEEKEVEQITKQLNKQIDVLKVVDITSQSIVSRELALIKVMSTPATRMELQGLIQPFRATVIDVSRESVVVQVTGEPEKIEVLIDLLKPYGIKEIARTGTTAFTRGTQRTTKEVPISIV, encoded by the coding sequence ATGAAAAGAATCCTCTCATTAACAGTATTAAACCAAACAGGGGTTTTAAATAGAATTACTGGATTATTTACAAAAAGGCATTACAACATTGAAAGTATCACGGTTGGTCATGCTGAAACCGAAGGGGTTTCCCGTATGACAGTTGTTGTAAATGCTCAAGAAGAAAAAGAAGTAGAACAAATTACAAAGCAACTAAATAAACAGATCGATGTTTTGAAAGTTGTTGATATCACATCTCAATCAATTGTATCTAGGGAGCTTGCCTTAATAAAAGTCATGTCAACTCCAGCGACTAGAATGGAGCTTCAAGGGTTAATTCAGCCATTCAGAGCAACTGTTATTGATGTTAGCCGTGAAAGTGTGGTTGTTCAAGTAACGGGTGAGCCTGAGAAAATTGAAGTGTTGATTGATTTGTTAAAACCATATGGAATTAAAGAAATTGCTAGAACTGGAACTACAGCTTTTACTCGTGGTACACAACGTACGACAAAAGAAGTTCCAATCTCAATTGTTTAA
- the ilvB gene encoding acetolactate synthase large subunit: MSTNVQLNNSTAKCTNTMSGSQMLIEALKQEKVEVIFGYPGGAVLPIYDSLYDSGLFHVLTRHEQGGIHAAEGYARVSGKPGVVIATSGPGATNLVTGLADAMIDSLPLVVFTGQVASSVIGSDAFQEADILGITTPITKHNYQVREVSELPRIIKEAFHIATTGRPGPVLIDIPKDIAIVEGEFSYDMPVDLPGYQPTSEPNYLQIRKLVEAVSRAKKPVILAGAGVLHAKGSEELKKYAEQQQIPVANTLLGLGGFPADHPLFLGMAGMHGTYTANMAIYDCDLLISVGARFDDRVTGNLEHFAKHATVAHIDIDPAEIGKNVPTQIPIVGDAKLVLEQLIKQDGKQGDNNEWNEQLSSNKEEYPLMYKDSDSDLKPQKILELIHKWTNGEAIVTTDVGQHQMWAAQYYNFQNPNKWVTSGGLGTMGFGLPSAIGAQLADRESTVVAVLGDGGFQMTLQELSVIHELNLPIKVVILNNGALGMVRQWQEIFYEERYSHSKFVSQPDFVKLSEAYGMNGVRIVQEDGWEEKLKEAILSDEPVLLDIHVAKDENVYPMVAPGKGLHEMVGVKL; encoded by the coding sequence ATGAGTACAAATGTACAGTTGAACAACTCAACTGCCAAATGTACAAACACAATGTCGGGGTCTCAAATGCTTATTGAAGCTTTAAAGCAGGAGAAAGTTGAAGTTATTTTTGGTTATCCTGGCGGGGCAGTTTTACCGATATATGATAGTCTATATGATTCGGGTTTATTCCATGTTTTAACTCGTCATGAACAAGGTGGAATACATGCAGCAGAAGGGTATGCGCGTGTTTCTGGTAAGCCTGGAGTTGTCATTGCGACATCTGGTCCTGGTGCTACGAACTTAGTAACTGGTTTAGCTGACGCTATGATTGACTCATTACCATTAGTTGTTTTTACAGGTCAAGTTGCATCATCAGTTATTGGATCAGATGCCTTCCAAGAAGCGGATATACTAGGAATCACAACACCGATTACAAAGCATAATTACCAAGTTCGTGAAGTAAGCGAACTTCCAAGAATTATTAAAGAAGCATTTCATATTGCAACAACAGGTAGACCAGGCCCGGTATTAATTGATATTCCTAAGGATATTGCAATTGTAGAAGGTGAATTTAGCTATGATATGCCTGTAGATCTACCAGGATACCAGCCTACAAGTGAACCTAATTATTTACAGATTCGCAAATTAGTAGAAGCAGTTAGTAGAGCAAAAAAACCGGTTATTTTAGCTGGTGCAGGTGTTCTGCATGCTAAAGGATCTGAAGAGTTAAAAAAATATGCTGAACAACAACAAATCCCAGTTGCTAATACGTTACTAGGATTAGGAGGTTTCCCTGCTGATCATCCATTGTTTTTAGGGATGGCAGGAATGCATGGCACTTACACTGCAAATATGGCGATTTATGACTGTGACTTATTAATCAGTGTAGGAGCAAGATTTGATGACCGTGTAACAGGAAATTTAGAGCATTTTGCAAAACATGCAACGGTAGCTCATATTGATATTGATCCTGCTGAAATTGGGAAAAATGTGCCTACTCAAATTCCAATTGTAGGAGATGCAAAGCTAGTTCTAGAACAATTAATTAAGCAGGATGGTAAACAAGGTGATAACAATGAGTGGAATGAACAACTATCTTCTAATAAAGAAGAATATCCACTTATGTATAAAGATAGTGACTCTGACCTTAAGCCACAGAAAATTTTAGAACTTATTCACAAGTGGACGAACGGAGAGGCTATTGTCACAACAGATGTTGGTCAGCATCAAATGTGGGCTGCGCAGTATTATAATTTTCAAAATCCTAACAAATGGGTAACATCTGGTGGTCTTGGAACAATGGGCTTTGGTTTACCTTCAGCGATTGGTGCACAACTTGCTGATCGAGAATCAACAGTTGTTGCTGTACTTGGTGACGGTGGATTCCAAATGACTCTTCAAGAATTATCAGTTATCCATGAGTTAAACTTACCAATTAAAGTTGTAATCTTAAATAATGGTGCTTTAGGAATGGTAAGACAGTGGCAAGAAATTTTCTATGAAGAAAGATATTCTCATTCGAAATTCGTTTCTCAGCCTGATTTTGTAAAGCTTTCAGAGGCATATGGAATGAACGGTGTACGAATTGTTCAGGAAGATGGATGGGAAGAAAAATTAAAAGAGGCCATCTTGTCTGATGAACCAGTATTACTTGATATTCATGTTGCAAAAGATGAGAATGTGTACCCAATGGTTGCGCCTGGGAAAGGCTTGCATGAAATGGTAGGTGTTAAGCTATGA
- the ilvE gene encoding branched-chain-amino-acid transaminase — protein sequence MGDQWIFLNDDFVKKEDAKISVYDHGFLYGDGVFEGIRVYSGNIFRMKEHMDRLYQSAKSIMLTIPYSQEELTELVVETVSKNGLSDAYIRLVVSRGTGDLGLDPYNCKRANTVIIVEPLSIFPKHLYETGIDIVTVATRRNRPDVLSPKVKSLNYLNNVLVKIEAHLANVSEALMLNDQGYVAEGSADNVFILKNGKLLTPPGYIGALEGITRNAIIDIANELGYEVREEPFTRHDVYTADEVFLTGTAAEVIAVVKVDGRTIGEGVPGEETKKLLEAFRRKVVEEGVKVENIPQSLHVS from the coding sequence ATGGGTGACCAGTGGATCTTTCTTAATGATGATTTTGTAAAGAAAGAAGATGCAAAAATATCAGTTTATGATCACGGATTTTTATATGGTGATGGAGTTTTTGAAGGAATACGAGTTTACAGTGGAAATATCTTTCGAATGAAAGAACATATGGATCGATTATACCAATCAGCAAAGTCTATTATGCTCACAATTCCTTATTCTCAAGAGGAACTAACTGAATTAGTCGTTGAGACTGTTAGTAAGAACGGTTTGAGCGATGCGTACATTCGATTAGTAGTCTCAAGAGGAACTGGTGACTTAGGACTTGATCCTTATAACTGTAAACGGGCTAATACGGTCATTATTGTTGAGCCGCTATCTATCTTTCCTAAACACTTATATGAAACAGGAATTGATATTGTAACGGTTGCCACAAGAAGAAACAGACCTGATGTATTAAGTCCAAAAGTCAAATCTCTTAATTATTTAAACAATGTTTTGGTAAAGATTGAAGCACATCTGGCCAATGTTAGTGAGGCGTTGATGTTAAATGATCAGGGCTATGTAGCAGAAGGTTCAGCTGATAATGTCTTTATCTTAAAAAATGGGAAATTATTAACTCCCCCTGGATATATTGGAGCTCTTGAGGGCATAACAAGAAATGCCATCATTGATATAGCTAATGAATTAGGCTATGAAGTTCGAGAGGAACCATTTACACGACATGATGTTTATACAGCTGATGAAGTTTTCTTAACTGGCACGGCTGCAGAAGTCATTGCCGTCGTAAAGGTTGATGGACGTACGATTGGTGAAGGCGTCCCTGGTGAAGAAACAAAAAAACTTTTGGAAGCTTTTAGAAGGAAAGTAGTTGAAGAAGGCGTAAAAGTGGAAAATATCCCACAAAGTCTTCATGTTAGCTAA